Proteins from one Rosa chinensis cultivar Old Blush chromosome 7, RchiOBHm-V2, whole genome shotgun sequence genomic window:
- the LOC112180505 gene encoding cytochrome b-c1 complex subunit 6-1, mitochondrial-like, with product MADDEPVDQKKYLEESCKPKCVKPFLQYQACIQRIQGDESGHKHCTGQYFDHWSCVDKCVAPKLFEKLK from the exons AT GGCGGATGATGAACCTGTTGATCAGAAGAAGTACCTTGAAGAGTCTTGCAAACCAAAATGTGTGAAACCATTTCTCCAGTATCAG GCGTGTATTCAGAGGATCCAAGGTGATGAAAGCGGCCACAAGCATTGTACTGGACAATATTTTGATCACTGGTCTTGTGTGGACAAATGT GTTGCACCGAAGCTCTTTGAAAAACTGAAGTGA